The DNA segment AACTAGTTtagaaacaaaaatcaaacacctaACACACCAACTAACAAGCAATCcctataaacaaaaacaaaatgaattagTTCAACTTAAAACCCAATTGGAAAGCAtcatatacaagaaaacagaatTCATCATTCAACAACTCAAATATGAAAACTTTCAGTACAGTAATAAATCAAGTAAATATCTGGCTAATCTATtacaacacaaaaaagaaaaagcaataatCCCATCTATACTAAATTCTACAGGTACAGTCACATATAACCCACAAGAAATCaataatatatttaataaaatTTACAGCAACCTTTACTCTTCAAATAACAAACCCACccaaacagaaatacacatttctAAATAATCTCAACCTACCAAGTATACCATCTGATTTAGCccactttttttaaattcaccacTCAGCCCCGAAGAACCACATAAAGCTCTGCTGAAAATGCCAAACAATAAATCACCTGGATCAGACGGATTTCCTGCAGAAGTCTACAATGAAGTATTAATAATCAGGCGATGTGATAGAAATTTGTTTTGTAAaaagtaaatacaaaaaaatgtctgATTTATAAATGACTGAGATTTGAGCAAATTAGTCCATATTATAGGAAATTGTAGTTTAGTTAACCTGAATATAGTGAGGATgatatgtgacttttttttttttttttttttttacaactgaacaaagacaaaacagaaaTAGTCATCTTTGGTGCACAGGCTCAGAGACAGAAAATCGCAGCATACCTCAACTCTCTTTCTTTAGACAGTAAATCTGAAACAAGAAATCTGGGTGTAATTATCGATAGCGAGCTGCATTTTAAAAGTCATATCTCCACATTACAAGAGTATCATTCTATCACTTCAAAAATATTTCCAAATTAAGGGGCTTTCTGTCAAAATCAGACTCTGAAAACCTAATCCATGCATTCATAACAAGCAGACTAGATTACTGTAACGGTTTATTCACTGGACTCCCAAAGTCAAGTATTCACAGGTGACAACTCATTCAAAATGCAGCTGCACGTATCCTCATTGGTACCAAGAAATATCAACACATAACACCCGTTCTTAAATCCTTGCACTGATTATTTGTTCAAACAAGAATAGTTTTCAAAATCCTGCTCCTGGTTTACAAAGCACTACACGGCCTTGCACCTCAGTACATCACAGATATGTTCATCACTTGCACCCCAGCAAGAACACTTCGGTCAGCAGGCAGTGGCAACTTACTCGTCCCTCACACCAGATCCAAGAAAGGGGAGGCAGCTTTTAGTGTATATGTCCCACAAAAATGGAAAACCCTCCCTGATACAAGACTTGCCACATTAGtagccatttttaaaaacagcTTCAAAACGTAACTTTTTTCGACTGcgttgagttgtgtgtgtgcatgtatgcgtGCATGTGCTACTACGTACCACTTTTGTCTGTACTCATAATTTCCAATATATAGTTTACTTAGCCTGTTCATCACTATTAACCcggtgtcccttttccccactcccctctgggggagtgTCTGCTGTTTCAGTAGTAGCTGCCTGGGGCCCAATGACGATGGGATCTGAAGTGACTCATCTGTGTCCTgacctgacctgtgaccccggacctcctcccccaccctcacctgtctcatctgactagatggacctcctcatgtgcccccaccctactgcatccttacagGCTGGAACTACATCTacaaatggacatccatcagtcctggtgcatctatagcctgtccatccatgggagtggatctctccttcattgTGGTTCTTTCCgaggtttctctttgttttgggtttttggagtttttccttgccgagaaggagggtctaaggacaggggttgccattcccttcttctactgtttatttgactgttgtttgttttcatattcaactaattctgtaaagccctgtctgtcttttttttatgttatatgcCTGTTGTGAAGTACATTGAGTCTGTCTTGTGCTTCAAatgtgttctataaataaagttgaattgaattggtaTGCGTTTCTATATTTGACCAAAGCAGTTATGTTGTACAACAATagaaatatgacataaataatgaaaaacatgaaaaatccaTAAGAGGAGCTAATGgagacaaagagaaaaacatcCTTCACTACAAATGAGCTGCCACCATATCTGGGCCGAGGTGGAGTCGATGTATGTGACtgatgactccattttaacggGACATAAACCAacctgaggaagaggaagatggcTCTGCGGTAGCTCACACCATCAACGTTGTCATAATGGTCCATGTAGGGTTTGATGGCATCAATGAGTCCTGGATGAAGCTTCTCTGCCTCGTCAAAAATGAACAGAGTCTGAGGACAACGCAAAACCATGTCCCTGATGGCTTCTCTCAGCTGACCCTGAACAGAAACCCCAAAAGATACGTCACTTAATCACACAGGGATCCCAGGCAATATTTAATAATGAGATATAGAAGACAAAAGCTTATTGAAAAACAGTATCATGTTCCTGAAATAGGAAAATGACTTCAGTACTAAGAGATTCTATTGATATAATGGACAAACTGATTGACTGAGACAGATGAGATGGTTTGCAAACCATCGTCATCAGATGAACTTGGCTCTGGTGGGAACTGAAGGCTGATATTAAGCTTCTAAAATAGAAATACTGGCTGTGAAggaaaaatatcagcaaaaaaaaaaatcagtctgactttttttttataatatcagATTTATTGATTCATACTTTAAGCTTTATGCTCAGTTTAACAGATATCCAATAACTAATGAAGGTCAAGACAATTAATTTCTGGcagttttggttttcttttcatGGAAAAGGATGGGTGTGATGATATCGGCCAGTTCATCAACTATCTGCTTTATCCTACTCCAAAATATTCTTAATACATTAACCTGTGAAATTGACTTGACCTGACAGCCCATCTCAACATACTTTACATAAAAGCCAAATGCTGAAACAATAATAGACAGTAATCGAAGTACAAAACTCCAGGAAACTTTCATACAATATGAACAGGGTGCAGGTTTTAGAGCCGAGTCAAATCACAGACACGTGAAAAGAACATAATGTGCTgggcacttttaatacccctcgtgCAAATATCGTGTAAGATTCTGCTTGAAAGTTACTgctctataatttagattagattgtctttgtgtaaaacttattacatacatatttatatttgaaagtactctgatattataactgcaccaggcacaaggccatttaaccttgaaaaagtaggtcaaggtcacctattttcaataggcttctgctcaaTGCCAAGATGTACCCACAGTataatttggtgcagatatctcaatgcattcttcaggtaatgcgattatgtcattgaatggacagacaaacagatgacaaaacaattacaataccccttggcgGAGAGGTAAAAAATTGTGTCAACCTGGATTTAAAAATAGAACATCTAGGTTCGACTggaagcttttttgtttttctttgcaatGTGTCTGTTATATCCTACTTCACCATGTTTCGCTATTAAACACCTAATTGCACTATATCCTGATACAGTTAATATAAATAATCAGTTGAAGATTTCCACACAATACACTTGAATAGTTAGAATGTCAGTTCAAAGTTTGTGCTCTGTCTAAATCTATTTGTGCAATACTGTGTCAACATAATTTTGAAATCTATCCCAGCGATTATGTAAAAACCTGTTTAGATGTGAAGACCAAGTTGTCTGACTGGACAAAGACCAAGTTCCAAAAAGCAAAATCccgtaaaagaaaaaaagttgtgtAAATACTTGATGGATCAATGTTTGATTTGAAGCATCAGACCAGACAAAATCATCAACGTAAGACAGAATTTATAGAGCAAATTACAACACCCAGCCTACAGATATGACTAAGCCCACGATGGACCCGAGGTCACTGACATCACTGTCCCTGGCACCGGATGGTCCGATCCAGTGCCAGTTCTGTCCTCACCTTGTACGTGTCCACCAGTCTGGCATGAGGGAAGTGGAACGGGGCGATGAAGAGACGGACACACTCACTCTTCACCCCATCCCGGTACAGGTTGTCAGCGATGATCCGTGCCACAAAGTTCTTTCCAGTTCCGGACCAGCCATGGAAGGACAGGGTCAGTGGCTTGTTGGACTCTGGGTTATTGATGAAACCCTGGATGGCTTTCAGAACCACAGACTGGGCCAGGTGCTGTCCATGGAGCTTCGTCTGCAGGTCACTGGCCAGACCTggacaaaaaaagaacagaaaagattgAAAACATACACATGGACAATAATCCCAGTCAGAATAGATATTTATGAAAAAACACTGAGGTTTATATAGCTACCATTTAAAGTTTTGTCATTAATCTATTTAAAATGGTAGAGAGCTTTATTTCTATGGTGCGTTTACAATGTACATTACAAGACTAAAACAGTGCAAAGACAATGTGTAGACTATGAAGTCTATAATTTATAGACTATGAAGACAGCTACAGTCAGATGGTTAGATACTGTCAGAGCTCCCATTTTTCGGTGCATGGTGTGTTTGGGAGTCCTCTTGcaagttaatgttatattttagaATGACATGTAGTATCcatgcaaaaatgtgaaaaagcttacattttttacattacatttggtTTAATGTGGTGTCCAAAATGCTGAGCTTTACAATAGTAAGGAAAACCATGCAAACTCTACGTATATATTCCATAAATTTAATACAAATTAATTACAAGTATAGCTACAACGATTAATCGATTGACTCGAatcgtttttgttgttttttttttaaatattcgaTTCCAATTTTCCTGgatcgaagctttgtttccttaatttcgtgCTGCACGTTTCACAATGTGTTATATCATATTGTAAAAACccatgaaatgaagcaaagtgaAGTCCACGGTACTGGTTCTGGACTCGGGTGGACAGTGGTACCTGTGATGTTGTTGCTGATCCTACAATCTCCGGACTCACAGCACTGGCCCAGACTACAGTACCACTGATGCACCAGGCTCAGGTAGTCCTGAGGAAACCCGGCCCAAAGGTCCCTGGTCGGAACTGCTCACACAAACACCAAACAGATTTACTGACCGGACACATCAGAGACTGGCGCGGTCAACAGGACTGACAGAACTGTATTTATAAGTACATGTGTGATGTCGGAACACCTGATTACAGGAGGACACACATGATAACCACATTTATTTCTAATTCCAGTTTTTAGCCTCGTTTCTTACCTTGCTGTGTAGCATCGTCCTGGTTCGGCTGACACTCCCCCTCCCAtatattacagtaaatgtagttaAAATAGTAGGTGGAAGCATTGGAGATGGTGTCGAAGTGGAAGAAGTCGGCGTGTGCGGGGACCGAACACACCACCGCCAGCAGCCACAGCGGAACCATGGGTGAGCAGCCGGTCTGAACCCTTTCGAACCACACTGAACACGGCGTCCTGGTCCCCCTCTCCCATTTATGGCCACCTGGCGGCCTGTACCCACTCCACGGCCTGCACCTCTCAGCGGAAACGGAGGAGGGGCGTTTGTTTTACCACTGTTAGCAGCCGGAGTGGGCGGTCACTGAAACCGCGCTAGTTACGTACGTCTGACTCAAGCCCTCATAGAAACCCCTTCACATCCAGTGCGAGATCGCCGATCAACAAATAACTTAAAACAGTCCGTATAAATCTGTTCGGTCTGCCTGTCTGATGTTAAGAGTCACACAGTACTAGCATAGCCCAGCAATTGTTTATTTTACGTCACTTCCGGTGTTTCAGCCCAACTGTATACCCATCACCAGGACGCAACATCCAAAGAAATCAATAGAATCCTTACCACAGACAGATAAACCTTGTTTAATGAtcaatggcattaatatttttagttcgAATTGTAATAACAGGCATACACGCAATGCATTGTATGAGAGAGAAAAATCTCCCCCAGAGGTAAAGCCTTCTGGAACTCTACTTTctctaaaattgagtggtcaaaagcatggacattaccatATAAATTCTATATTACGAACAAAATTAGAATAATACATCTCAAGATTTTACGTAACGtatatccctccaacgctattCTATCTAGATCTTCTGACactgaagaaatatgtaacttttgtagTTCTTACCCTGAAACTACACTTTTTTTGTGTGCACATTCTTCTGtcttctggtctaaaattgaaaactaTCTTATATCTACATGTAATGAAAATATAGCTAGAACATCTCAAAATGAGCTTgtgtattttgaacatgacatatgCAAActtgaatttattgttaatttgatcattttatttggaaaatttcacatacacaaaagtaaatatgccaaaacatgcccaaattttaaagtctttatgattgaatttgaaaaatatattaaatcactggaatttatctttaacaagtaAACCACAGACACTCTGACAATATATAAAGAAttatttaaaatggactgaatttactctctgatgtatttcttttcttagatatttatattttaagttataataataataataattattattatttgtcttttcttctttgtgtctgtaagtcTGTGCATTATGTTCATTAATTTGTTTGGACGATTTTTCCTTTTGAAATCTTGATGTTGGTTCAAAATTTCTTGATGTCTTGTATACACATATGTTTTCAATAAGGTTGGGGGAAAAAATCAATAGAATCCTTACCAACTTTGCTTGTAAAAATAAGCACTATCATCTAAAAAAGATATTCTCTCAGGGCCTACAGATCAAGGTGGAttcaaactttttatttttaaatttgaaCAGTACGTTTAACATAAATTGGATTAAGGAATGTCTAACAAAAACCCAAACTCCATATGATACTTCATCCCAAATAATATTTTTAGAAGCTTGGGTGGTCTTTCTTTTCTCCTGACCTGCAACTTTGACGCCACAAAATTACCTGCAAAGTTGTCTAAGTTTTACCAGCAAGCTCTCTTGGTCTGGAAATTCAGTTATAATCATAGTTTTTCCCCTCATAAGACTATTATTAATAATGGAGACATTTCTGTTGGGAAGAAATCTATTTGCAATCAAAATTGGTTTGATAATGGTATTATTTATGTGTGTGATCTCTTCAACAATGATGGTTTAATGCTTAGTTACGAATGTTTTCTTCTTATTAAATCTTTTCCTATAACAAATAAGGAATTCAGCATGGTTACAAAAGCTATCCCTCATGGTCTGCACTTTCTTATGAAAAGTAATTTTCAATTTCAAGAAGTGGTAAGAATAGAGTCCCGTTTAATGATTAGTGGTACTGGTCCTTCGtaaccggttctgttcataatttttttggacagaatttctaggcgcagccaggggctggagggggtccggtctggggaccacaggatttcatatctggtttttgcagatgatgttgtcctgttggcctcatcaaacctggaccttcagcgtgccctggggcggtttgcagccgagtgtgaagtgagtgggatgaggatcagcacctccaaatctgaggccatagTTCTCGatcggaaaaaggtggtttgccctctccgggttggtggggagtccttgccccaagtggaggagttcaagtatctcggggtcttgttcatgagtgagggaaggatggagcgtgagattgacagacggatcggtgcaacgtctgcagtgatgcagtcgtatcggtctgtcgtggtgaagaaggagctgagccgagaggcaaagctcttgatttactggtcaatctatgttccaactctcacctatggtcatgagctttgggtcatgaccgaaaggacaagatcctggatacaagtggtcaaaatgagtttcctccgcagggtggctgggcgcacccttagggatagggtgaggagctcagtcgtCAGGGAgaagctcggagtagagccgctgctcctccacatcgagaggggccagctgaggtggctcgggcatctgtttcagatgcctcctggacgcttccctggggaggtgttccgggcatgtaccgacgggaggagacctcggggagaCCTAGGACaagctggagagactatgtctctcagctggcctgggaacaccttgaGGTCCCCCCtgaaagagctggaggaggtgtctggggagagggaagtctgggaatccctgcttagactgtt comes from the Sphaeramia orbicularis chromosome 4, fSphaOr1.1, whole genome shotgun sequence genome and includes:
- the tor3a gene encoding torsin-3A, which encodes MVPLWLLAVVCSVPAHADFFHFDTISNASTYYFNYIYCNIWEGECQPNQDDATQQVPTRDLWAGFPQDYLSLVHQWYCSLGQCCESGDCRISNNITGLASDLQTKLHGQHLAQSVVLKAIQGFINNPESNKPLTLSFHGWSGTGKNFVARIIADNLYRDGVKSECVRLFIAPFHFPHARLVDTYKGQLREAIRDMVLRCPQTLFIFDEAEKLHPGLIDAIKPYMDHYDNVDGVSYRRAIFLFLSNIGGATINDVALDFWHSGQNREDIGMEDLEHRLRAETMESQGGFAQSELMSGHLIDFFVPFLPLEYRHVKLCARDAYAARGLETDEATLDEVAKAMLYVPKEERLFSAQGCKSIPQRINFFLP